A portion of the Rhodococcus pseudokoreensis genome contains these proteins:
- a CDS encoding ArsR/SmtB family transcription factor: MDDDHVFKALADPTRRLILDRLFAQDGQTLTELESQVEMTRFGVMKHLRVLEDAGLVVTRRSGREKLHYLNPVPIQLIHNRWIDKYTERHTSALAQLKSQLEEEK; the protein is encoded by the coding sequence ATGGACGACGATCACGTCTTCAAGGCGCTGGCCGATCCGACCCGCCGCCTGATACTCGACCGATTGTTCGCCCAGGACGGTCAGACGCTCACCGAACTCGAGTCGCAGGTCGAGATGACGCGATTCGGGGTCATGAAGCATCTGCGTGTGCTCGAAGACGCGGGACTCGTCGTCACGCGCCGCTCCGGCCGGGAGAAACTTCACTACCTCAATCCTGTGCCGATACAGCTGATCCACAACCGGTGGATCGACAAGTACACCGAGCGTCACACTTCGGCGCTCGCTCAGCTGAAATCCCAACTGGAGGAAGAGAAATGA
- a CDS encoding glycosyltransferase family 39 protein, with product MRPARWLFWGCTALYAVIGLYLTVGHGFLMGDALSRISAARSVLFSRDPHLAAIGFVFTPLTAVVQLPTVLLSHWWPGLTAWGVTGVVMSAPFMAGAVVQIYKIGADRGCPPWLIWAVTALFALNPMIVFYGGNGMSEAPFLLLMCWATRRLIRWCTTDDIHDLVAVAVALGLAYLTRYDALAAGLAVTVFVFATTLLRQGWKNKRELLFPASLDAVLVALPTGVAFLAWAATSWLITGEALQQFSSTYGNANILAQSGGGSTDAGYALIFSVAETVVLGPVLPLLVPIVAVLAWRRRDLEVVAAVVVLASVIAFATLSYMRGLTFPFLRFYICALPLMAVLAFQLVPPGGALVERRHGPHGFTRRLVVGSRSVPAALAVALVVFTPVATGALMVSPTLSDQQYALESVVFPAPHDTSDKRRTERRIIASFSTERELARHIDGMRLPEGSVLMDTVYGFAVYTATDNPRTFVIPSDQDFTSIVNRPAEHGIQYVLAVPNTGRGESDAVNRRYPTLYETGADIATLQLEIPNDGQDQPTWRLYRVL from the coding sequence GTGAGGCCGGCACGCTGGCTGTTCTGGGGCTGCACCGCACTGTACGCGGTGATCGGCCTGTATCTGACTGTCGGGCACGGATTTCTGATGGGCGACGCGCTCAGTCGCATTTCCGCCGCACGTAGCGTCCTGTTCAGCCGCGACCCGCACCTCGCCGCGATCGGTTTCGTGTTCACGCCCCTGACGGCGGTGGTGCAGTTGCCGACGGTGCTGCTCAGCCACTGGTGGCCCGGCCTCACCGCGTGGGGTGTGACGGGGGTGGTGATGTCCGCGCCGTTCATGGCGGGCGCGGTGGTGCAGATCTACAAGATCGGCGCCGATCGCGGCTGCCCGCCGTGGCTGATCTGGGCGGTCACCGCGCTGTTCGCGCTCAACCCGATGATCGTGTTCTACGGCGGCAACGGCATGAGCGAGGCGCCGTTCCTGCTGCTGATGTGCTGGGCCACCCGCCGGCTGATCCGGTGGTGCACCACCGACGACATCCACGACCTCGTCGCCGTCGCGGTCGCCCTCGGACTCGCGTACCTGACCCGGTACGACGCGCTGGCCGCCGGGCTGGCCGTGACCGTGTTCGTCTTCGCGACGACCCTGCTGCGGCAGGGCTGGAAGAACAAGCGGGAACTGCTGTTTCCCGCTTCGCTCGACGCCGTGCTGGTGGCGCTGCCCACCGGGGTGGCGTTCCTGGCGTGGGCGGCCACCAGCTGGCTCATCACGGGTGAGGCCCTGCAGCAGTTCTCGTCCACCTACGGAAACGCCAACATCCTCGCGCAGAGCGGCGGCGGGTCCACCGACGCCGGATACGCCCTGATCTTCTCCGTCGCGGAGACCGTCGTGCTCGGGCCCGTGCTCCCGCTGCTGGTCCCGATCGTCGCGGTGCTGGCCTGGCGTCGCCGCGACCTCGAGGTGGTGGCAGCCGTGGTCGTCCTGGCCTCGGTGATCGCGTTCGCCACGCTCAGCTACATGCGTGGACTGACGTTCCCGTTCCTGCGGTTCTACATCTGCGCGCTTCCGCTGATGGCGGTGCTCGCGTTCCAGCTCGTCCCGCCGGGTGGTGCGCTGGTGGAGCGCCGGCACGGCCCGCACGGGTTCACCCGCCGTCTCGTCGTCGGCTCCCGATCCGTTCCGGCGGCCCTCGCGGTGGCCCTGGTCGTCTTCACGCCCGTCGCCACCGGTGCGCTGATGGTGTCCCCGACCCTGTCGGATCAGCAGTACGCGCTGGAATCGGTGGTGTTCCCCGCGCCGCACGACACCTCCGACAAGCGGCGCACCGAGCGCCGGATCATCGCCTCGTTCAGCACCGAACGGGAACTGGCCCGCCACATCGACGGGATGAGACTGCCCGAGGGATCGGTGCTCATGGACACCGTCTACGGGTTCGCCGTGTACACCGCGACCGACAACCCGCGCACGTTCGTCATCCCCTCCGACCAGGACTTCACGTCGATCGTCAACCGGCCCGCCGAGCACGGCATCCAGTACGTCCTCGCCGTCCCCAACACCGGTCGTGGCGAGTCCGACGCCGTCAACCGGCGGTACCCGACGCTGTACGAGACCGGCGCGGACATCGCGACACTGCAACTCGAGATACCGAACGACGGCCAGGACCAACCCACCTGGCGGCTGTACCGGGTGCTGTGA
- a CDS encoding ArsR/SmtB family transcription factor — protein sequence MNADKRVCRRRLDDDQVGLVVEVFRMLADATRVQVLWQLVGGELSVNELAERVGKPAPSVSQHLAKLRMARLVHTRREGTSIYYSVANEHVQQLVTDAVFNAEHAGPGIPGHHRATGDLQVLHDGADLAAEEGAS from the coding sequence ATGAATGCAGATAAGCGCGTTTGCCGGCGCAGACTCGACGACGACCAGGTCGGGCTGGTGGTCGAGGTCTTCCGGATGCTGGCCGATGCCACCCGCGTGCAGGTGCTCTGGCAGCTGGTCGGCGGCGAACTGTCGGTGAACGAGCTGGCCGAACGGGTCGGGAAGCCGGCGCCGTCGGTCTCGCAGCACCTCGCGAAGCTCCGGATGGCCCGCCTCGTGCATACGCGGCGGGAGGGCACGTCCATCTACTACAGCGTCGCCAACGAGCACGTGCAGCAGCTGGTCACCGACGCCGTGTTCAACGCCGAGCACGCAGGCCCCGGCATCCCCGGGCACCATCGCGCGACCGGGGACCTGCAGGTCCTCCACGACGGTGCGGATCTCGCCGCAGAGGAAGGTGCCTCGTGA
- a CDS encoding beta-mannosidase: MTGRRTTALLLAAALFALAGCGTAEPAKSQPPVPRVQASASGLTLDGRPWWPAGLNAYQLATDWSVNRGCGAEVDLDGFFGGLPEGSLTRFNAFQWLAIDKTTGALDFTGIDNVFRAAEAHRQLVIPVLAAQDGSCGNEIFKSSEWYDGGWRSVPPGAVLSYEDWVATAVKRWQGSPSLAMWELIGEPEPLTPFHSCTDTAGETLRTFVDQAGGLVRSLDDRHPITLGMIGGGQCGTAGTDYEFVGASPALDVLQYHDYGADGVPLPGDQYNGLALHIEQAEHLRKPILVAEIGQYSGAGCVSVVERAREVAVKIDGQRAAGTAGALLWAFVPDPRHGECTYDIGPDDPVRGVLRERNGTR, translated from the coding sequence ATGACGGGACGTCGCACGACGGCGCTGCTGCTTGCGGCCGCGCTGTTCGCGCTGGCCGGATGCGGAACGGCCGAACCGGCGAAGTCGCAGCCGCCGGTGCCGCGGGTGCAGGCGTCCGCGTCCGGGCTGACGCTCGACGGCCGGCCGTGGTGGCCCGCCGGGCTGAACGCCTATCAGCTGGCCACCGACTGGTCCGTCAACCGCGGGTGCGGTGCGGAGGTGGACCTGGACGGCTTCTTCGGCGGCCTGCCGGAGGGGTCACTCACCCGGTTCAACGCGTTCCAGTGGCTGGCGATCGACAAGACGACCGGGGCGCTGGACTTCACCGGCATCGACAACGTCTTCCGGGCGGCCGAGGCGCACCGCCAGCTGGTGATCCCGGTCCTCGCCGCGCAGGACGGATCGTGCGGCAACGAGATCTTCAAGTCGAGCGAATGGTACGACGGCGGTTGGCGCAGCGTCCCCCCCGGTGCGGTGCTCAGCTACGAGGACTGGGTCGCGACGGCGGTGAAACGGTGGCAGGGCTCCCCGTCGCTGGCGATGTGGGAGTTGATCGGTGAGCCCGAACCGCTGACCCCGTTCCACAGCTGCACGGACACCGCCGGCGAGACGCTGCGGACGTTCGTCGATCAGGCCGGTGGTCTCGTCCGGAGCCTCGACGACCGCCACCCGATCACACTCGGGATGATCGGTGGCGGTCAGTGCGGCACGGCGGGAACGGATTACGAGTTCGTGGGAGCTTCGCCCGCACTCGACGTCCTGCAGTACCACGACTACGGCGCCGACGGCGTTCCCCTGCCCGGCGACCAGTACAACGGTCTCGCCCTGCACATCGAGCAGGCCGAACACCTCCGCAAACCGATCCTCGTCGCGGAGATCGGACAGTATTCGGGGGCGGGATGCGTCTCCGTCGTCGAGCGGGCCCGGGAAGTGGCCGTGAAGATAGACGGCCAGCGTGCGGCCGGGACCGCGGGTGCGCTGCTGTGGGCGTTCGTGCCCGACCCGCGTCACGGCGAATGCACGTACGACATCGGTCCGGACGACCCGGTGCGGGGAGTGCTCCGCGAACGCAACGGCACCCGCTGA
- a CDS encoding alkaline phosphatase PhoX → MSTAPLNRRRFLGRTALTGLGVALAGSVDALVRPAFASAAPGQAIGYGPLVPDPNRILSLPVGFSYTVVSRSGETQLDGGVPVPSDPDAIGVFARPGGSTLVTNHEIGSDEPFGVPALDGLTYDTGARGGTTTTAVGADGARQGQYVSVAGTVNNCAGGITPWGTWLTCEETEARAGEGGFLLDHGYVFEVDPASQDANRGKSPVPLKFLGRYAHEAVAVDPASSTIYLTEDASGPNGLYYRWTPPQGFRGGPNALRELAESPGGDTAGALQAMACFQGGTHVPDLSQATEPGTVYSVQWVGVPDRDATSTSVRKQFGNDAVTRSRKLEGQWWGDGGAYFVASYARTSDGSVAEHDGQVWFFDPAKQTITLKTLFGVNPDPAVDTGNYDGPDNITVSPYGGVILAEDGEGISHLVGVTAEGEPFAMARNELNDSEFCGPVFSADGRILFANIQSPGLTLAITGPWHRPTTSIFGS, encoded by the coding sequence GTGTCCACTGCACCACTTAACCGCCGCCGATTCCTCGGTCGCACCGCGCTCACCGGCCTCGGTGTGGCACTCGCCGGAAGCGTCGACGCCCTCGTCCGCCCGGCGTTCGCGTCCGCGGCACCGGGACAGGCGATCGGCTACGGACCGCTCGTGCCGGACCCGAACCGCATTCTCTCGCTCCCGGTGGGCTTTTCGTACACCGTCGTCTCCCGCTCGGGTGAGACGCAGTTGGACGGTGGCGTGCCGGTGCCGAGCGACCCCGACGCGATCGGCGTGTTCGCGCGGCCCGGCGGTTCCACGCTCGTCACCAACCACGAGATCGGCAGCGACGAACCGTTCGGCGTGCCCGCGCTCGACGGACTGACGTACGACACGGGCGCGCGCGGCGGTACCACCACGACTGCGGTCGGTGCCGACGGCGCACGGCAGGGCCAGTACGTCAGCGTCGCGGGCACCGTGAACAATTGCGCCGGCGGCATCACGCCCTGGGGTACGTGGTTGACCTGCGAGGAGACGGAGGCGCGCGCGGGGGAGGGCGGGTTCCTGCTCGACCACGGCTACGTCTTCGAGGTGGACCCGGCGAGCCAGGACGCGAACAGGGGCAAAAGTCCTGTGCCGCTGAAGTTCCTGGGGCGGTACGCGCACGAGGCGGTGGCGGTGGATCCGGCGTCGAGCACCATCTACCTCACGGAGGATGCGTCCGGGCCGAACGGGCTGTACTACCGGTGGACGCCGCCGCAGGGCTTCCGGGGCGGGCCGAACGCGCTGCGTGAACTCGCCGAATCTCCGGGCGGCGACACCGCGGGCGCACTCCAGGCGATGGCCTGCTTCCAGGGGGGAACGCACGTCCCCGACCTGTCGCAGGCCACCGAGCCGGGCACCGTGTACTCCGTGCAGTGGGTCGGGGTGCCGGACCGTGACGCGACGAGCACGTCGGTGCGCAAGCAGTTCGGGAACGACGCCGTCACCCGGAGTCGCAAGCTGGAGGGGCAGTGGTGGGGCGACGGCGGCGCCTACTTCGTCGCGAGCTACGCACGGACCAGCGACGGCAGCGTCGCCGAGCACGACGGCCAGGTGTGGTTCTTCGACCCGGCCAAACAGACGATCACGTTGAAGACCCTGTTCGGTGTCAACCCCGATCCCGCCGTGGACACCGGCAACTACGACGGGCCCGACAACATCACGGTCTCGCCGTACGGCGGCGTGATTCTCGCGGAGGACGGCGAAGGTATCAGCCACCTCGTCGGCGTCACGGCGGAGGGCGAGCCGTTCGCGATGGCCCGGAACGAGTTGAACGACAGCGAATTCTGCGGTCCGGTATTCAGCGCGGACGGCAGGATCCTGTTCGCGAACATCCAGTCGCCGGGGCTGACGCTGGCGATCACCGGGCCGTGGCACCGACCCACGACCTCGATCTTCGGGTCCTGA
- a CDS encoding MarR family winged helix-turn-helix transcriptional regulator, whose product MSVTSVPSVSLGTTEALIDEVFLFGRVLKEALMSEADDHMPRALTGVLLVLAARGECRQNELATEMCVGQSSLSRQITDLVEFGYVTRHPDPADGRAFRIRVSEGGMAYVKQFRTQRAARMQKLLTGWNETEAATALDSIRHLKETLVDPEHRIATSSNPIGTQSV is encoded by the coding sequence ATGTCCGTCACGTCCGTGCCTTCCGTATCGCTGGGCACCACCGAAGCGCTCATCGACGAGGTTTTCCTCTTCGGCCGAGTGCTCAAGGAGGCCCTGATGTCGGAAGCCGACGACCACATGCCACGCGCGCTGACGGGGGTCCTCCTCGTCCTCGCGGCTCGCGGGGAATGCCGGCAGAACGAACTCGCCACGGAGATGTGCGTCGGCCAGTCGTCACTCAGTCGCCAGATCACCGATCTGGTGGAGTTCGGCTACGTCACGCGCCATCCCGATCCCGCCGACGGGCGCGCATTTCGAATACGTGTCTCGGAAGGCGGAATGGCGTACGTCAAACAATTCAGAACCCAGCGCGCCGCACGAATGCAGAAATTGCTGACGGGGTGGAACGAGACCGAGGCAGCAACCGCCCTCGACTCGATCAGGCACCTGAAGGAAACACTCGTCGACCCAGAACACCGGATCGCCACGAGCTCGAACCCGATTGGAACACAAAGCGTATGA
- a CDS encoding SRPBCC family protein, translating to MTTADAIQIYAVYIKATPEAIWEAITKPEWSQQYGYGGLVDYDLRAGGAFRTRADDAMKEYPGVPDVIVDGEVIESDPPKKLVQTWRMLMDADNVEGFTTLTYEIVQSSRPGVAKLTVTHDLTNAPGVAQMVAGRHEPEGAGGGWNEVLSGMKTLLETGQPMVNWG from the coding sequence ATGACTACCGCCGACGCAATCCAGATCTACGCCGTCTACATCAAGGCGACACCGGAGGCCATCTGGGAGGCCATCACGAAGCCCGAGTGGTCGCAGCAGTACGGGTACGGCGGCCTCGTCGACTACGACCTCCGCGCGGGCGGCGCGTTCCGCACGCGGGCGGACGACGCGATGAAGGAATACCCCGGCGTCCCGGACGTGATCGTCGACGGCGAGGTGATCGAATCCGATCCGCCGAAGAAACTGGTCCAGACGTGGCGGATGCTGATGGACGCCGACAACGTGGAGGGTTTCACCACGCTGACCTACGAGATCGTGCAGTCGAGCAGGCCCGGAGTCGCGAAACTGACTGTCACACACGACCTCACCAACGCACCGGGCGTGGCCCAGATGGTCGCGGGCAGGCACGAGCCCGAGGGCGCGGGCGGTGGCTGGAACGAGGTGCTGAGCGGAATGAAGACGCTGCTCGAGACGGGTCAGCCGATGGTGAACTGGGGCTGA
- a CDS encoding cation diffusion facilitator family transporter → MNDHGHGHGHGHGHSGGVRGAIREIFAPHSHDSADSVDDALEASEIGIRAVKISLVVLGVTALAQVIVVVLSGSVALAADTIHNFSDALTAVPLWIAFALGRRAATRRFTYGYGRAEDLAGLFVVVMIALSAVIAGVEAVRRLLDPVPIQHLWWVALAGVIGFAGNEWVALYRIRIGRRIGSAALVADGLHARTDGFTSLAVVLGAGGVAAGFPLADPVVGLVITAAILLVLRTAARDVFRRLMDGVDPGLVDAAEQALAAEPGVVGVRSVKMRWIGHRLHADAELDVDPSTTLSDAHRVAHTAEHTLTHAVPKLSTAFIHAYPAHDVEAAGRAG, encoded by the coding sequence GTGAACGACCACGGCCACGGGCACGGCCACGGGCACGGCCATTCGGGCGGAGTCCGCGGGGCGATCCGCGAGATCTTCGCCCCGCACAGCCACGACTCCGCGGACAGCGTCGACGACGCTCTCGAGGCCAGCGAGATCGGCATCCGGGCGGTGAAGATCAGCCTGGTGGTGCTGGGTGTCACCGCGTTGGCCCAGGTGATCGTGGTGGTGCTGTCCGGTTCGGTCGCGCTCGCCGCCGACACGATCCACAACTTCTCGGACGCGTTGACGGCGGTCCCGCTGTGGATCGCGTTCGCCCTCGGACGGCGGGCGGCCACGCGGCGGTTCACGTACGGATACGGCCGCGCCGAGGACCTCGCCGGGTTGTTCGTCGTGGTGATGATCGCGTTGTCCGCGGTCATCGCGGGCGTGGAAGCGGTCCGGCGCCTGCTCGATCCGGTGCCCATCCAGCACCTCTGGTGGGTGGCGCTCGCCGGGGTCATCGGTTTCGCCGGCAACGAGTGGGTGGCGCTGTACCGCATCCGGATCGGCCGGCGGATCGGCTCCGCGGCACTCGTGGCCGACGGACTGCACGCGCGGACCGACGGATTCACCTCTCTCGCCGTGGTATTGGGCGCCGGCGGCGTCGCGGCCGGTTTTCCGCTCGCCGATCCCGTGGTGGGCCTGGTGATCACGGCCGCGATCCTGCTGGTGCTGCGGACCGCCGCCCGCGACGTGTTCCGGCGACTGATGGACGGTGTCGACCCCGGACTGGTCGACGCCGCCGAACAGGCCCTCGCAGCCGAACCGGGAGTGGTCGGGGTGCGAAGCGTGAAGATGCGCTGGATCGGGCACCGCCTGCACGCGGACGCCGAACTCGACGTCGATCCGTCGACCACCCTCAGCGACGCGCACCGCGTCGCGCACACCGCGGAACACACGCTCACCCACGCGGTCCCGAAGCTGAGCACCGCCTTCATCCACGCCTACCCGGCGCACGACGTGGAGGCGGCAGGCCGGGCGGGGTGA
- a CDS encoding MFS transporter codes for MTETQTRPPVEETTAMTHRQILEALTGLLAALFTALLSSTIVATALPTIIGDLKGTQTAYAWVITSALLANAASTPIWGKLADLFNKKVLVQSAIVIFVIGSVIAGFAHNVPILLTARVIQGIGMGGLTALVVAIIGTIVSPRERGRYSGYMGAVMAVSMSGGPILGGVIVDSPLGWRWCFFVCVPLAVIALFLLQRTLHLATEKKDDVSIDWLGALLLTAGVSILLIWVSFAGKAGYYEWFSRETALYVGSGVLLLAATILVEARAKSPIIPLKIVTEKTTGLAIIASIAVGVGMFGSTTFLGQYFQTSRGYTPTMAGVLTIPMVAGMLIGTVGSGQLITRFGKWKPFVVGGAVLMIVGFGLLGTLDHETNLTLVGTYIAIVGLGMGMLMQNLVLAVQNTVSVQNIGAASSSVAFFRTFGGAIGVSVLGSVLATRVADLSAEGFAKLRIPTGSSGGGGSLDLASMPAPVREVIRAAYGDATGRIFLIAAVVAVITLIAVILIPNRPLRRTIDLSSEQEPVQEPEYAPVPDYALESDTAPIPSSDVRSGRHEAPADQHQPFAGLSADARDRLLSMLLPQPERTLEAIDEAEKIRDEVNRLRNDLNAKLVEFDEVWDRLRELGLSEDQVAGVLGGGHVTDTGNGALIR; via the coding sequence ATGACCGAAACACAGACTCGGCCGCCGGTTGAAGAAACGACGGCCATGACGCACCGCCAAATCCTCGAAGCCCTCACGGGTCTGCTCGCAGCGCTGTTCACCGCACTGCTGAGCAGCACGATCGTCGCCACCGCACTCCCGACGATCATCGGCGACCTGAAGGGCACCCAGACGGCGTACGCCTGGGTCATCACCAGTGCACTGCTCGCCAATGCCGCCTCCACCCCCATCTGGGGCAAGCTCGCCGACCTGTTCAACAAGAAGGTCCTGGTCCAGAGCGCGATCGTCATCTTCGTCATCGGCTCGGTGATCGCAGGATTCGCGCACAACGTGCCGATCCTGCTGACCGCGCGTGTCATCCAGGGCATCGGCATGGGTGGCCTGACGGCACTCGTCGTCGCCATCATCGGCACCATCGTCTCGCCCCGTGAACGCGGCCGGTACTCCGGCTACATGGGCGCCGTCATGGCCGTGTCCATGTCGGGTGGCCCGATCCTCGGCGGCGTCATCGTCGACAGCCCCCTCGGCTGGCGCTGGTGCTTCTTCGTGTGCGTCCCGCTCGCCGTCATCGCACTGTTCCTGCTGCAGCGCACGCTGCACCTCGCGACCGAGAAGAAGGACGACGTCTCCATCGACTGGCTCGGCGCCCTCCTGCTGACCGCCGGTGTGTCCATCCTGCTGATCTGGGTCTCGTTCGCCGGCAAGGCGGGCTACTACGAGTGGTTCTCCCGCGAGACGGCACTGTACGTCGGATCCGGTGTGCTCCTGCTGGCCGCGACGATCCTCGTCGAAGCCAGGGCAAAGTCGCCGATCATCCCGCTCAAGATCGTCACCGAGAAGACCACCGGACTCGCCATCATCGCGTCCATCGCCGTCGGTGTCGGAATGTTCGGCTCCACCACGTTCCTCGGCCAGTACTTCCAGACCTCGCGTGGCTACACCCCCACCATGGCCGGAGTGCTCACCATCCCGATGGTCGCCGGCATGCTCATCGGCACGGTCGGATCCGGACAGCTCATCACCCGCTTCGGCAAGTGGAAGCCGTTCGTCGTCGGCGGCGCCGTCCTGATGATCGTCGGCTTCGGATTGCTCGGCACCCTCGATCACGAAACCAACCTCACCCTGGTCGGCACGTACATCGCGATCGTCGGTCTCGGCATGGGCATGCTGATGCAGAACCTGGTCCTCGCGGTGCAGAACACCGTCAGCGTCCAGAACATCGGTGCGGCATCCAGCTCGGTCGCCTTCTTCCGGACCTTCGGCGGCGCGATCGGCGTCTCGGTTCTCGGTTCGGTGCTGGCCACCCGCGTCGCCGACCTGTCGGCCGAGGGGTTCGCGAAGCTCCGCATCCCGACCGGATCGAGCGGCGGCGGCGGAAGCCTGGACCTGGCGTCCATGCCCGCTCCCGTCCGGGAAGTCATCCGCGCCGCGTACGGAGACGCAACGGGGCGGATCTTCCTGATCGCCGCCGTCGTCGCCGTCATCACCCTGATCGCCGTCATCCTGATCCCCAACCGCCCGCTGCGTCGCACCATCGACCTGTCGAGCGAGCAGGAGCCCGTCCAGGAACCCGAGTACGCCCCCGTGCCGGACTACGCACTCGAATCCGACACGGCGCCGATCCCGTCGTCCGACGTCCGCAGCGGCAGGCACGAGGCACCCGCCGATCAGCACCAGCCCTTCGCCGGGCTGAGCGCCGACGCCCGGGACCGTCTCCTGTCCATGCTCCTGCCCCAGCCGGAGCGGACGCTGGAAGCGATCGACGAAGCGGAGAAGATCCGCGACGAGGTCAACCGCCTGCGTAACGATCTCAACGCCAAGCTCGTCGAATTCGACGAGGTCTGGGATCGCCTGCGCGAGCTGGGACTGAGTGAAGACCAAGTGGCCGGCGTCCTCGGTGGCGGCCACGTGACGGACACCGGCAACGGTGCCCTCATCCGCTGA
- a CDS encoding sulfurtransferase produces the protein MVTIDELAALLRSDAPPVLLDVRWALGDTEGRQHYLDAHIPGAVFVDLDTELAAPGRPELGRHPLPEVTDLQVAARRWGIRAGSTVVVYDATGNLAAARAWWLLRWAGVADVSMLDGGLGAWTSAGRPVRSGDEQARVPGDVVLTAGHLPTLTADEAAEFADRGHLLDARAAERYSGATEPVDPRAGHIPGAHSAPTSENLGPDGRFVPAEALRARFAAVGAESGRPVGVYCGSGVTAAHQVAALALAGIDAALYPGSWSQWSSDPARPVATGPDPR, from the coding sequence GTGGTGACGATCGACGAGTTGGCGGCGCTGTTGCGCAGCGACGCTCCCCCGGTTCTCCTGGACGTGCGGTGGGCCCTCGGCGACACCGAGGGCAGGCAGCATTACCTCGACGCGCACATTCCCGGGGCCGTGTTCGTGGACCTCGACACCGAACTCGCCGCCCCGGGACGCCCGGAACTCGGCCGGCATCCGCTGCCGGAGGTGACGGACCTCCAGGTCGCCGCGCGCCGGTGGGGCATCCGGGCGGGCAGCACTGTCGTGGTCTACGACGCGACGGGGAACCTCGCCGCCGCGCGGGCATGGTGGCTGCTGCGCTGGGCCGGCGTCGCCGACGTGAGCATGCTCGACGGCGGCCTCGGCGCGTGGACGTCGGCGGGCCGGCCCGTCCGATCCGGCGACGAGCAGGCGCGAGTCCCCGGTGACGTCGTGCTCACCGCGGGCCACCTGCCGACGCTGACCGCGGACGAGGCCGCCGAATTCGCCGACCGCGGACACCTTCTCGATGCCCGTGCCGCCGAACGGTATTCGGGAGCGACCGAACCGGTCGACCCCCGCGCCGGCCACATTCCCGGCGCCCACAGCGCCCCGACGTCCGAGAACCTCGGGCCCGACGGGCGGTTCGTGCCCGCCGAGGCGCTGCGCGCACGGTTCGCCGCGGTCGGCGCCGAGTCCGGACGTCCGGTAGGCGTCTACTGCGGATCGGGTGTGACGGCGGCCCACCAGGTTGCGGCGCTCGCGCTCGCGGGCATCGACGCCGCCCTGTACCCGGGGTCGTGGTCGCAGTGGTCGTCGGATCCCGCACGTCCGGTCGCCACCGGCCCCGACCCGCGGTAG
- a CDS encoding GtrA family protein gives MIVQFHDAVGSPTYPPLRGRAGGVFAQLTRFTLVGSASNVLYALAFFTLDVYGSFVANLVGVVTSSMLANELHRRLTFRATDRVRWFVAQWEGGTLALIGLGVSSLALALLHTLFPGADGLAQVALVIAVSAVVGGLRFLALRGWVFASGL, from the coding sequence ATGATCGTTCAGTTCCACGACGCCGTCGGCTCGCCCACGTATCCCCCTCTACGTGGGCGGGCCGGCGGCGTGTTCGCTCAGTTGACCCGGTTCACCCTGGTGGGCAGCGCGAGCAACGTGCTCTACGCTCTCGCGTTCTTCACCCTCGACGTGTACGGGTCGTTCGTCGCCAACCTGGTCGGCGTGGTGACCAGTTCGATGTTGGCCAACGAACTCCACCGGCGGCTCACGTTCCGGGCCACCGACCGCGTCCGCTGGTTCGTCGCGCAGTGGGAAGGCGGGACCCTCGCCCTGATCGGGCTGGGCGTCAGCTCCCTCGCGCTCGCCCTCCTGCACACGCTCTTCCCCGGCGCCGACGGCCTCGCGCAGGTCGCGCTCGTCATCGCCGTCAGCGCCGTCGTCGGCGGGCTGCGGTTCCTCGCCCTCCGCGGCTGGGTTTTTGCCTCCGGCCTGTGA